Proteins from a genomic interval of Quercus lobata isolate SW786 chromosome 11, ValleyOak3.0 Primary Assembly, whole genome shotgun sequence:
- the LOC115969440 gene encoding 7-deoxyloganetin glucosyltransferase-like: MESTMKKPHAICIPLPAQGHINPMLKLAKLLHSKGFHITFVHTEFNYNRLLKSRGQDSVKGLDDFRFETISDGLSSTNQRGILDLPALCTTMPVDGLCSLHDLITKLNNASSDVPPVSCIVSDGVMGFTLKAAQEFGIPEVMLFTPSGCGMLGYLHYEDLKERGYFPLKDEGCLSNEYLDTAIDWIPEMRGIRLKDLPTFLQSTDENDIMFNYNLESVNNAVKAKAIILNTFDDLEEEVLEAIKIKYPNLYTIGPLSMLNQQLQETKLETVESNLWKEDNDCLSWLDKREPNSVVYVNFGSLIIMTSDQLSEFAWGLANSMYSFLWVIRSNLVDGGVEIISKEFMEETKERGFLSDWCPQERVLSHHSIGGFLTHCGWNSTLESICGGVPLICWPFFADQQTNCFYACNKWGIGMEIDTDVKREKVEGLVRELMEGEKGMEIRKKVMEWKKRAQAVTKSGGSSYTNFDSLVRKLKELTDFDFEKVI; this comes from the exons ATGGAGTCAACAATGAAGAAACCCCACGCCATTTGTATTCCTCTTCCAGCTCAAGGCCACATAAACCCTATGCTAAAACTTGCCAAACTTCTTCATTCCAAAGGCTTTCATATCACCTTTGTCCACACAGAGTTCAACTACAATCGCTTACTGAAGTCTAGAGGTCAAGACTCTGTCAAAGGCTTAGATGATTTCAGGTTTGAAACAATCTCAGATGGCTTGTCTTCAACAAACCAGCGAGGAATACTTGACCTCCCAGCTTTATGCACAACCATGCCTGTTGATGGGTTGTGTTCACTCCATGACCTTATCACAAAACTCAATAATGCTTCATCAGATGTGCCTCCAGTTTCTTGCATAGTTTCTGATGGGGTTATGGGCTTTACCTTAAAGGCTGCCCAGGAATTTGGCATTCCGGAGGTGATGCTCTTCACTCCTAGTGGTTGTGGTATGTTGGGTTATCTTCACTATGAAGACCTTAAAGAAAGAGGCTATTTTCCATTGAAAG ATGAGGGCTGCTTGAGTAACGAATATCTTGATACTGCCATTGATTGGATACCAGAAATGAGAGGGATTCGATTGAAAGATCTTCCAACATTTCTTCAGTCCACCGATGAGAATGACATAATGTTCAATTACAACTTAGAATCAGTGAATAATGCTGTGAAAGCTAAGGCTATTATCCTGAATACGTTTGATGATTTGGAAGAAGAGGTTTTAGAAGCCATCAAAATTAAGTATCCCAATCTTTACACTATTGGTCCACTGTCTATGCTTAATCAACAACTTCAAGAAACAAAGCTGGAGACTGTTGAATCAAACTTGTGGAAGGAAGATAATGACTGCTTGAGTTGGTTAGATAAAAGGGAGCCCAATTCTGTTGTTTACGTGAATTTTGGAAGCCTAATAATAATGACTTCTGACCAATTGAGTGAATTTGCTTGGGGACTTGCTAATAGCATGTATTCATTCTTATGGGTCATACGCTCAAATCTTGTGGATGGTGGAGTTGAGATCATATCCAAGGAATTCATGGAGGAGACTAAAGAAAGAGGATTCCTTTCAGACTGGTGTCCACAAGAAAGAGTTCTTAGTCATCATTCAATTGGAGGATTTTTAACTCATTGTGGATGGAATTCTACGCTGGAAAGTATTTGTGGGGGAGTGCCACTGATATGTTGGCCTTTCTTTGCTGACCAACAAACCAATTGCTTTTACGCATGCAACAAGTGGGGGATTGGGATGGAGATTGATACGGatgtgaagagagaaaaagttgagGGGCTTGTGAGAGAATTGATGGAGGGAGAAAAAGGGATGGAGATTAGAAAGAAGGTCATGGAGTGGAAGAAAAGAGCCCAAGCAGTAACAAAATCAGGTGGGTCTTCTTACACTAACTTTGATAGTTTAGTGAGGAAACTAAAAGAGCTTACGGATTTTGACTTTGAGAAGGTTATTTGA